A genomic stretch from Lathyrus oleraceus cultivar Zhongwan6 chromosome 2, CAAS_Psat_ZW6_1.0, whole genome shotgun sequence includes:
- the LOC127117764 gene encoding tobamovirus multiplication protein 1, producing the protein MTENWNCLTLDLIIFNVTLACIDGVLAIIAFAQVLRIHLRSQQNGWTRQKVLHIMIGTSNLGYCIYFTSTVFATCNGWYCWSGVCGFILMAAPKVMFLAAFLLLLSFWVDLCHQENEEELDDEDNVENRTLLEGVMREQQHGSAPKKVHRRCCSIQGIHIGSRQKYVIMIVLLMFAVMMAFAILICVGDVTNPIDPSIVARVYETFLAIMILILAGALGCYGLLLFFKLRKVRSENASSEMWKVISLAIISIACFSASALVALNTDIPLFYHWHLKFIYGVKAFVFLILYYFIGSSLPSAYLLWIIREMPPLVTDGIQEEPRGTYTFISHTDETSSSNHPSSWTTATSSTNQISRASPI; encoded by the exons ATGACTGAGAATTGGAATTGCTTAACTCTTGATTTGATCATCTTCAATGTAACTCTAGCTTGCATAGATGGAGTTCTTGCCATCATTGCATTTGCTCAG GTCCTCCGGATTCACTTGCGAAGTCAACAAAATGGTTGGACACGGCAAAAA GTACTTCATATCATGATTGGAACTTCCAACTTAG GGTACTGTATCTATTTCACAAGTACTGTTTTTGCTACTTGTAATGGGTGGTATTGTTGGTCCGGTGTTTGCGGTTTTATTCTTATGG CGGCTCCCAAAGTCATGTTTTTAGCAGCGTTTCTACTCCTGCTATCGTTCTG GGTCGACCTTTGCCATcaggaaaatgaagaagaattGGACGATGAGGATAATGTCGAGAATAGGACCTTGTTGGAAGGTGTGATGAGGGAACAACAGCATGGTTCAGCTCCGAAAAAAGTCCACCGTAGGTGCTGCTCAATCCAAGGGATTCACATTGGTAGCCGACAGAAATATGTCATAATG ATTGTGCTTCTGATGTTTGCTGTGATGATGGCATTTGCTATACTGATTTGCGTTGGAGATGTCACGAATCCGATAGATCCGTCAATTGTAGCTCGG GTATATGAAACATTTCTTGCAATAATGATACTTATATTGGCTGGAGCATTGGGCTGTTATG GTCTTCTTCTATTCTTCAAATTAAGGAAAGTACGATCTGAAAACGCTTCATCAGAAATGTGGAAG GTTATCAGTTTAGCTATTATTTCTATTGCATGTTTTTCAGCAAGTGCATTAGTAGCTCTCAACACAGATATACCT CTTTTCTATCATTGGCATTTAAAGTTCATATATGGAGTTAAAGCTTTTGTTTTCTTGATCCTTTATTATTTTATAG GTTCTTCTTTGCCGTCAGCTTATTTGTTATGGATAATTAGAGAAATGCCACCTCTAGTCACAGATGGTATACAGGAAGAACCAAGAGGAACATATACATTCATCAGCCACACCGACGAGACATCCAGCTCAAATCATCCTTCGTCGTGGACTACTGCTACAAGTTCAACGAATCAG ATCTCGAGAGCAAGTCCGATATGA
- the LOC127117763 gene encoding probable receptor-like protein kinase At2g42960 yields the protein MSSNDSLNVELSKKTSVLGLKRWVLIGIGVGVFIVLILCILSVWVMFRRKSRSRRSLDKPQIPNVSKDIDVDIVGVQNSHVQYGDVFVPNDSNLDKMSVRMKTGKFSDPDSVSQCSSVYHHERGLSSLSWEEGSSGNFKKRSTLSYGGGPTTTSPLIGLPEFSHLGWGHWFTLRDLEQATHYFSKDNIVGEGGYGVVYRGRLINGTDVAVKKLLNNLGQAEREFRVEVEAIGHVRHKHLVRLLGYCVEGVHRLLVYEYVNNGNLEQWLHGDKLGTLTWEARMKVILGTAKALAYLHEAIEPKVIHRDIKSSNILIDKEFNAKVSDFGLAKLLESGESYITTRVMGTFGYVAPEYANSGLLNEKSDIYSFGVLLLEAVTGRDPVNYSRPSDEVNLVEWLKIMVGARRAEEVVDLRLEVKPSARALKRSLLVALRCIDPDAEKRPKMSHVVRMLEADEYPFREDRRNRKSATTTSLEIETVNDIVGPSAAENAVQSKSHAPETAREDGIENCIP from the exons ATGTCATCAAATGATTCGTTGAATGTTGAGTTATCGAAGAAGACGTCAGTTTTGGGTTTGAAAAGATGGGTTTTGATTGGGATAGGTGTTGGAGTCTTTATAGTGCTGATTCTTTGTATATTGTCTGTATGGGTGATGTTTCGGAGGAAGTCTAGGAGTAGGAGATCTCTCGACAAGCCCCAAATACCGAATGTGTCGAAAGATATCGATGTTGACATTGTCGGGGTGCAGAATTCTCATGTTCAATATGGAGACGTGTTTGTTCCTAATGATAGTAATTTGGACAAGATGTCGGTTCGTATGAAGACGGGCAAATTCAGTGATCCTGATAGTGTTAGTCAGTGCAGCTCGGTTTATCATCACGAGAGAGGATTAAGTTCACTGTCATGGGAAGAAGGGAGCTCCGGGAATTTCAAGAAGCGATCTACATTGTCGTATGGAGGAGGGCCAACAACCACCTCTCCTTTGATTGGCTTGCCAGAATTTTCGCATCTCGGGTGGGGTCACTGGTTTACACTTAGAGATCTTGAACAAGCAACTCATTATTTTTCGAAGGATAACATTGTTGGCGAGGGTGGATATGGAGTTGTTTACCGGGGCAGGCTGATCAATGGGACCGATGTTGCCGTGAAGAAACTTCTTAACAACTT GGGACAAGCAGAGAGAGAATTCCGGGTTGAAGTGGAAGCTATAGGCCATGTTAGACATAAGCATCTCGTGCGCTTACTTGGATATTGCGTAGAAGGAGTTCACAG GCTGCTGGTGTATGAATACGTGAACAACGGTAACTTAGAACAGTGGTTACACGGAGACAAACTTGGAACACTTACCTGGGAGGCCCGCATGAAAGTTATTCTCGGCACAGCCAAAGC GCTTGCTTACTTACATGAAGCAATAGAACCGAAAGTTATTCACCGAGATATAAAGTCCAGCAATATATTGATCGACAAGGAGTTCAACGCGAAAGTTTCTGATTTCGGTTTGGCCAAACTTTTGGAATCAGGAGAAAGTTACATAACTACTCGAGTAATGGGAACGTTCGG CTATGTAGCACCAGAGTATGCCAACAGCGGTTTGTTAAACGAGAAGAGTGACATTTACAGCTTCGGTGTCCTCCTGCTTGAAGCAGTTACCGGAAGGGACCCTGTAAATTATTCGCGTCCTTCTGATGAG GTTAATCTTGTTGAGTGGCTCAAGATAATGGTGGGGGCAAGGAGAGCCGAGGAAGTTGTGGATTTGAGACTCGAAGTTAAACCATCTGCGCGTGCTTTAAAGCGTTCGCTTCTGGTCGCTCTTAGATGTATTGATCCCGATGCAGAAAAAAGGCCCAAAATGAGTCATGTTGTTAGGATGCTTGAAGCCGACGAATATCCATTTCGAGAG GATCGAAGGAATAGAAAAAGCGCGACTACCACCAGCTTGGAAATTGAAACAGTCAATGATATTGTCGGTCCATCCGCTGCTGAAAACGCCGTACAATCTAAGAGCCATGCGCCCGAAACAGCTCGAGAGGATGGGATAGAGAACTGCATACCATAA